A single genomic interval of Nocardioides nitrophenolicus harbors:
- a CDS encoding CPBP family intramembrane glutamic endopeptidase, whose amino-acid sequence MPSADPAGLPGLRYDELQRRGPAGTWRPLAGIPLLLVIFFAGQLVLSLVVTLVLVAGGDSSTEAVDKLSGDVATPSFLALVNLGWAAAIPAVWVVARLLHGQTPGWVTSVAGRLRWRWFAVCLGLSVVALGLTLVVSAVLPDQGAGSLDTTGGANPWTSTVRDFLLVIVLLTPLQAAGEEYVFRGYLAQAFGGLAARGGPRVGAAVAVVVPALLFALAHGLGQDVPVFFDRFAFGIVAGLLVLLTGGLEAGIAMHVLNNFLAFGLALAFSDMTAALNPTGGSWWSIPVTLVQEVGYLLLALWAARRLGIQSRARTPEGGAILEAEPADG is encoded by the coding sequence GTGCCCTCGGCTGACCCAGCCGGACTCCCGGGGCTGAGGTACGACGAGCTCCAGCGGCGCGGGCCCGCCGGCACCTGGCGACCGCTCGCCGGCATCCCCCTGCTGCTGGTGATCTTCTTCGCCGGCCAGCTGGTGCTGAGCCTCGTGGTCACGCTGGTGCTCGTCGCCGGCGGCGACAGCTCGACCGAGGCCGTCGACAAGCTCTCGGGCGACGTCGCGACCCCGTCCTTCCTGGCTCTGGTCAACCTGGGCTGGGCGGCCGCGATCCCGGCGGTGTGGGTGGTGGCACGGCTGCTGCACGGCCAGACGCCGGGCTGGGTGACGTCGGTCGCCGGCCGGCTGCGCTGGCGCTGGTTCGCGGTCTGCCTGGGCCTGTCCGTGGTCGCGCTCGGCCTCACCCTGGTCGTGTCCGCCGTGCTGCCCGACCAGGGCGCGGGCTCGCTCGACACCACCGGCGGCGCCAACCCGTGGACCTCGACGGTGCGCGACTTCCTGCTGGTGATCGTGCTGCTGACGCCGCTGCAGGCCGCGGGGGAGGAGTACGTGTTCCGCGGCTACCTCGCGCAGGCGTTCGGCGGGCTCGCGGCGCGCGGTGGTCCGCGCGTCGGCGCGGCGGTGGCGGTCGTCGTACCCGCGCTGCTGTTCGCGCTCGCCCACGGCCTGGGCCAGGACGTCCCGGTCTTCTTCGACCGATTCGCGTTCGGCATCGTCGCCGGGCTGCTCGTGCTGCTCACCGGCGGCCTCGAGGCCGGCATCGCGATGCACGTGCTCAACAACTTCCTCGCCTTCGGCCTGGCGCTCGCCTTCAGCGACATGACCGCGGCGCTGAACCCCACCGGCGGCAGCTGGTGGTCGATCCCGGTGACCCTCGTCCAGGAGGTCGGCTACCTGCTGCTGGCGCTCTGGGCGGCGCGCCGCCTCGGCATCCAGAGCCGCGCGAGGACACCCGAGGGTGGGGCCATTTTGGAGGCCGAGCCGGCCGACGGGTAA
- a CDS encoding AlkA N-terminal domain-containing protein has translation MESTVTTPEQLDFERCYTAVQSRDRRFDGVFYTAVRSTGIYCRPSCPARTPASRNVSFHRTAAAAQAAGYRACKRCLPDATPGSPDWDVAATVAGRAMRLIADGVVDREGVEGLATRLGYTSRHLSRLLTSELGAGPLALARTQRAQTARALVESTTLSLADVAFAAGFSSVRQFNDTMLEVYDATPSQLRGRKAPAGGQVPGAIDLRIAVRTPFRGSALLRFLADRAVPGVEVAEVRADGSGVYARTLDLPHGAGVARVELADLDGVGSSYLPLRLALDDLRDTTAALARMRALLDADADPVAVDAHLSADPVLAPLVAARPGLRVPGHVDGAEVAVRAVLGQQVTVVAARTAAARLVAAHGRPVATGVDGLTHLFPDAATVAALAPEEFRMPRARGRALVGLCAAIAAGEVALDRGPDRGDVRRSLLALPGIGPWTADYIALRALGHPDIWLPTDVGVRNALACHPGADLTPEAWAPWRSYALLHLWTSLEG, from the coding sequence ATGGAGAGCACAGTGACCACGCCGGAGCAGCTCGACTTCGAGCGCTGCTACACCGCCGTGCAGTCGCGCGACCGGCGCTTCGACGGCGTCTTCTACACCGCCGTGCGCTCGACCGGGATCTACTGCCGCCCGTCCTGCCCGGCCCGCACCCCCGCGTCCCGCAATGTCTCCTTCCACCGCACGGCCGCCGCCGCCCAGGCCGCCGGCTACCGCGCCTGCAAGCGCTGCCTGCCCGACGCGACGCCCGGCAGCCCCGACTGGGACGTCGCGGCCACCGTCGCCGGCCGCGCGATGCGGCTGATCGCCGACGGCGTCGTCGACCGCGAGGGAGTCGAGGGGCTCGCGACCCGGCTCGGCTACACCTCGCGCCATCTCTCGCGCCTGCTCACCAGCGAGCTCGGCGCCGGTCCGCTCGCGCTCGCCCGAACCCAGCGCGCCCAGACCGCGCGGGCGCTCGTCGAGAGCACCACGCTCAGTCTCGCCGACGTCGCGTTCGCGGCCGGCTTCTCCAGCGTGCGGCAGTTCAACGACACCATGCTGGAGGTGTACGACGCCACGCCCAGCCAGCTGCGCGGTCGGAAGGCGCCCGCGGGCGGACAGGTCCCGGGCGCGATCGACCTCCGGATCGCCGTCCGTACGCCGTTCCGGGGATCCGCGCTGCTGCGCTTCCTCGCCGACCGCGCGGTCCCCGGCGTCGAGGTCGCCGAGGTGCGGGCCGACGGCAGCGGCGTCTACGCCCGCACGCTCGACCTGCCCCACGGTGCTGGTGTCGCGCGGGTCGAGCTGGCGGACCTCGACGGTGTCGGGTCGTCGTACCTCCCCCTGCGCCTGGCGCTCGACGACCTGCGCGACACGACCGCCGCGCTGGCCCGGATGCGGGCGCTGCTCGACGCCGACGCCGACCCGGTGGCCGTCGACGCCCACCTGTCCGCCGATCCGGTGCTGGCGCCGCTCGTCGCCGCCCGGCCCGGACTGCGGGTGCCGGGGCATGTCGACGGCGCGGAGGTGGCGGTGCGCGCGGTCCTCGGCCAGCAGGTCACCGTCGTGGCGGCGCGCACCGCCGCCGCCCGGCTGGTCGCCGCGCACGGCCGTCCCGTGGCGACGGGCGTCGACGGGCTCACCCACCTGTTCCCGGACGCGGCCACCGTGGCGGCCTTGGCACCCGAGGAGTTCCGGATGCCGCGGGCCCGCGGCCGCGCGCTGGTCGGGCTCTGCGCGGCCATCGCGGCGGGCGAGGTGGCGCTGGACCGCGGCCCCGACCGCGGCGACGTACGCCGCAGCCTGCTGGCGCTGCCCGGGATCGGCCCCTGGACGGCCGACTACATCGCGCTGCGCGCGCTCGGCCACCCCGACATCTGGCTGCCGACCGACGTCGGCGTACGCAACGCGCTGGCGTGCCACCCCGGCGCCGACCTCACCCCGGAGGCATGGGCGCCGTGGCGCTCCTACGCCCTCCTGCACCTGTGGACCTCGTTGGAAGGATGA
- a CDS encoding methylated-DNA--[protein]-cysteine S-methyltransferase, producing the protein MWTVIESPIGPLRLVEQDGAITAIEFSPFRDGARPLGAEGADHPVLTAAAAQLAEYFAGDRTEFDLPLAPVGSAWQRQVWAQLLGIGYGETASYGEIAARLGKTNAASRAVGTANGANPIPIVIPCHRVIGANGTLTGYAGGLERKQLLLELERVPAQDALF; encoded by the coding sequence ATGTGGACCGTCATCGAATCGCCCATCGGGCCCTTGCGCCTCGTCGAGCAGGACGGCGCGATCACCGCGATCGAGTTCTCGCCGTTCCGCGACGGCGCCCGACCGCTCGGCGCCGAGGGCGCCGACCACCCCGTGCTGACGGCCGCCGCGGCCCAGCTCGCCGAGTACTTCGCCGGTGACCGCACCGAGTTCGACCTGCCGCTCGCTCCCGTGGGCAGCGCCTGGCAGCGCCAGGTGTGGGCCCAGCTGCTCGGCATCGGCTACGGCGAGACCGCGTCGTACGGCGAGATCGCGGCCCGGCTCGGCAAGACGAATGCCGCCTCGCGCGCCGTCGGCACCGCCAACGGCGCGAACCCGATCCCCATCGTGATCCCGTGCCACCGGGTGATCGGCGCCAACGGCACGCTCACCGGGTACGCCGGCGGGCTGGAGCGCAAGCAGCTGCTGCTCGAGCTGGAGCGGGTGCCGGCTCAGGACGCCCTGTTCTGA
- a CDS encoding IclR family transcriptional regulator, protein MDNSSGVGVLDKAALVLTALESGPATLAGLVAGTGLARPTAHRLAVALEHHRLVARDMQGRFVLGPRLAELSAAAGEDRLLATAGPVLARLRDITGESAQLWRRQGDHRVCVAAAERPSGLRDTIPIGSQLTMRAGSAAQVLLAWDDPERIHRGLQNSAFSAAELSAIRRRGWAQSVGEREQGVASVSAPVRSPGGKVIAAVSVSGPLERLSRQPGRMHAPAVLAAAERLSESLRRAAAE, encoded by the coding sequence ATGGACAACTCGAGCGGCGTCGGCGTACTCGACAAGGCGGCCCTGGTGCTCACCGCACTTGAGTCCGGCCCGGCCACCCTGGCGGGCCTCGTCGCCGGCACCGGCCTGGCCCGGCCGACCGCCCACCGGCTGGCGGTCGCCCTCGAGCACCACCGCCTCGTGGCGCGCGACATGCAGGGCCGCTTCGTCCTCGGCCCGCGTCTTGCAGAGCTCTCCGCCGCCGCCGGCGAGGACCGGCTGCTCGCGACCGCCGGCCCGGTGCTCGCGCGGCTGCGCGACATCACCGGCGAGTCCGCGCAGCTGTGGCGCCGTCAGGGCGACCACCGCGTCTGCGTCGCCGCCGCCGAGCGCCCCTCCGGCCTGCGCGACACCATCCCGATCGGCTCCCAGCTCACCATGCGCGCCGGCTCGGCCGCGCAGGTCCTGCTCGCGTGGGACGACCCGGAGCGGATCCACCGCGGCCTGCAGAACTCCGCCTTCTCCGCCGCCGAGCTCTCCGCGATCCGCCGCCGCGGCTGGGCGCAGTCGGTCGGCGAGCGCGAGCAGGGCGTGGCCTCGGTGTCGGCTCCGGTCCGCTCCCCCGGCGGGAAGGTGATCGCCGCGGTGTCGGTCTCCGGCCCGCTCGAGCGGCTGTCGCGTCAGCCCGGCCGGATGCACGCTCCCGCGGTGCTCGCCGCCGCCGAGCGGCTCTCGGAGTCGCTGCGACGGGCTGCCGCGGAGTAG
- the leuC gene encoding 3-isopropylmalate dehydratase large subunit: MGKTLAEKVWDEHVVRSTPGEPDLLYIDLHLIHEVTSPQAFDGLRLAGRKVRRPDLTLATEDHNVPTLDWDKPIADPVSKTQVDTLRKNAEEFGVRLHPLGDVEQGIVHVVGPQLGLTQPGMTIVCGDSHTSTHGAFGAIAFGIGTSEVEHVLATQTLPQARPKTMAVTVNGSLAEGVTAKDLILYLITQTGTGGGQGYIVEYRGAAIEALSMEGRMTVCNMSIEWGAKAGMIAPDETTFAYIEGKAEAPKGAEWDAAVAHWRTLVTDADATFDKEIVIDAADVTPFVTWGTNPGQGAPLGANVPSPDDFEDPSDKLAAEKALEYMGLEAGQPLRSVKVDTVFVGSCTNGRIEDLRLAAEIIKGHKVAEGTRLLVVPGSVRVRNQAMEEGLDKVFVEAGAEWRGAGCSMCLGMNPDTLAPQERSASTSNRNFEGRQGKGGRTHLVSVPVAAATAVKGTLASPADLSAELV, from the coding sequence ATGGGCAAGACCCTGGCGGAGAAGGTGTGGGACGAGCACGTCGTCCGATCGACCCCGGGGGAGCCGGACCTCCTCTACATCGACCTCCACCTCATCCACGAGGTCACCAGCCCGCAGGCCTTCGACGGCCTGCGGCTCGCCGGTCGCAAGGTGCGCCGTCCGGACCTGACCCTGGCGACCGAGGACCACAACGTGCCCACGCTGGACTGGGACAAGCCGATCGCCGACCCGGTGAGCAAGACCCAGGTCGACACGCTGCGCAAGAACGCCGAGGAGTTCGGCGTCCGGCTGCACCCGCTCGGCGACGTCGAGCAGGGCATCGTCCACGTCGTCGGCCCGCAGCTCGGCCTGACCCAGCCCGGCATGACCATCGTCTGCGGTGACTCGCACACCAGCACCCATGGGGCGTTCGGTGCGATCGCCTTCGGCATCGGTACCTCGGAGGTCGAGCACGTGCTCGCCACCCAGACCCTGCCCCAGGCCCGGCCGAAGACCATGGCCGTGACCGTCAACGGCAGCCTGGCCGAGGGCGTCACCGCGAAGGACCTGATCCTCTACCTGATCACCCAGACCGGAACCGGCGGTGGCCAGGGCTACATCGTCGAGTACCGCGGCGCCGCCATCGAGGCGCTTTCGATGGAGGGCCGGATGACGGTCTGCAACATGTCCATCGAGTGGGGCGCCAAGGCCGGCATGATCGCGCCCGACGAGACCACCTTCGCCTACATCGAGGGCAAGGCCGAGGCGCCCAAGGGTGCCGAGTGGGACGCCGCCGTCGCGCACTGGAGGACCCTGGTCACCGACGCCGACGCGACCTTCGACAAGGAGATCGTGATCGACGCGGCCGACGTGACGCCGTTCGTCACGTGGGGCACGAACCCCGGACAGGGCGCGCCGCTCGGCGCCAACGTCCCCTCGCCCGACGACTTCGAGGACCCCTCCGACAAGCTCGCCGCCGAGAAGGCGCTGGAGTACATGGGTCTCGAGGCCGGCCAGCCGCTGCGCTCGGTCAAGGTCGACACCGTCTTCGTCGGCTCCTGCACCAACGGCCGGATCGAGGACCTGCGTCTCGCCGCCGAGATCATCAAGGGTCACAAGGTCGCCGAAGGCACCCGCCTGCTCGTCGTACCGGGCTCGGTGCGGGTGCGCAACCAGGCCATGGAGGAGGGCCTCGACAAGGTCTTCGTCGAGGCCGGCGCCGAGTGGCGTGGTGCGGGCTGCTCGATGTGCCTGGGCATGAACCCCGACACGCTCGCCCCGCAGGAGCGCAGCGCGTCGACGTCCAACCGCAACTTCGAGGGCCGGCAGGGCAAGGGCGGACGTACCCACCTGGTGTCGGTCCCCGTCGCCGCCGCCACCGCCGTCAAGGGCACGCTGGCCTCTCCGGCCGACCTGTCCGCCGAGCTGGTCTGA
- the leuD gene encoding 3-isopropylmalate dehydratase small subunit yields MEKFTSHTGTALPLRRSNVDTDQIIPAVYLKRVTRTGFEDGLFAAWRNDPEFVANKPEYQGVSILVAGPDFGTGSSREHAVWALMDYGFKVVLSSRFADIFRGNSGKAGLLSVPVEQDVIEQLWAAIEADPTTQITVDLESRTVTCGDLVAPFQIDDYTRYRLLNGLDDIGITLGNEADIAAYESGRPSWKPVTQHA; encoded by the coding sequence ATGGAGAAGTTCACCTCCCACACCGGTACGGCGCTCCCGCTGCGTCGCAGCAACGTCGACACCGACCAGATCATCCCGGCGGTCTACCTCAAGCGGGTGACGCGCACCGGCTTCGAGGACGGCCTGTTCGCCGCATGGCGCAACGACCCGGAGTTCGTGGCCAACAAGCCCGAGTACCAGGGCGTGTCGATCCTGGTCGCCGGTCCCGACTTCGGCACCGGGTCCTCGCGCGAGCACGCCGTGTGGGCGCTGATGGACTACGGCTTCAAGGTCGTGCTGTCGAGCCGGTTCGCCGACATCTTCCGCGGCAACTCCGGCAAGGCCGGGCTGCTCTCGGTGCCGGTCGAGCAGGACGTGATCGAGCAGCTGTGGGCGGCGATCGAGGCCGACCCCACCACGCAGATCACCGTCGACCTCGAGTCCCGCACGGTCACCTGCGGCGACCTCGTCGCGCCCTTCCAGATCGACGACTACACCCGCTACCGGCTGCTCAACGGTCTCGACGACATCGGCATCACGCTCGGCAACGAGGCCGACATCGCGGCGTACGAGAGCGGTCGACCGAGCTGGAAGCCGGTCACCCAGCACGCCTGA
- a CDS encoding HU family DNA-binding protein, with amino-acid sequence MNKSQLIDALADRFEGSRKDAAHALDAVLDTITRQVAKGEKVAITGFGSFEKAVRNARWVRNPQTGERVKTKKKAVPKFSAGADLKNVVSGAKKLPALPKPAKKAAAPAKKAATTVAKKAAAPAKKAATTVKKAAPAKKAAPAKKAAPAKKAPAKKAPAAKKAAPAKKAPAKKAPAAKKAPAKKAPAKKAPAKKTAKKA; translated from the coding sequence GTGAACAAGTCTCAGTTGATCGACGCGCTGGCCGACCGCTTCGAGGGAAGCCGCAAGGACGCGGCGCACGCCCTCGACGCGGTTCTCGACACGATCACCCGTCAGGTCGCGAAGGGCGAGAAGGTCGCCATCACCGGCTTCGGCTCCTTCGAGAAGGCCGTCCGCAACGCCCGTTGGGTCCGCAACCCGCAGACCGGCGAGCGCGTGAAGACCAAGAAGAAGGCCGTTCCGAAGTTCAGCGCCGGCGCTGACCTGAAGAACGTCGTGTCGGGCGCCAAGAAGCTCCCGGCCCTGCCGAAGCCGGCCAAGAAGGCCGCTGCTCCGGCGAAGAAGGCCGCGACGACCGTCGCCAAGAAGGCCGCCGCTCCGGCCAAGAAGGCGGCCACCACCGTCAAGAAGGCGGCGCCCGCGAAGAAGGCGGCTCCGGCGAAGAAGGCCGCTCCCGCGAAGAAGGCTCCGGCCAAGAAGGCGCCCGCCGCCAAGAAGGCCGCTCCCGCGAAGAAGGCCCCGGCCAAGAAGGCGCCCGCCGCCAAGAAGGCCCCCGCCAAGAAGGCTCCGGCCAAGAAGGCTCCGGCCAAGAAGACCGCGAAGAAGGCCTGA
- the cofC gene encoding 2-phospho-L-lactate guanylyltransferase, with translation MFTRPGSFAVLLPVKSPGTGKSRLGTLRDDERSRLAAAFATDVVDACLRTSGVAGVLVVSDDDAFAATLAARGARTCADPGGGLNAALRHAAAVLRAERPDLRPVALCADLPALTSEDLAAALVDAGSQPGPCFVRDADTTGTTLYSAAYDEFDPRYGVGSASAHGGSGARALAGELVTLRRDVDDLDSLTDAIALGLGPASTAVVRTIGSLPRRP, from the coding sequence GTGTTCACGCGTCCGGGCTCCTTCGCCGTGCTGCTGCCGGTGAAGTCGCCGGGCACGGGCAAGTCCCGGCTCGGGACGCTGCGCGACGACGAGCGCTCGCGGCTCGCGGCCGCGTTCGCGACCGATGTCGTCGACGCCTGCCTGCGGACCTCCGGCGTGGCGGGGGTGCTGGTGGTCAGCGACGACGACGCCTTCGCCGCCACGCTCGCCGCGCGTGGCGCGCGGACCTGTGCGGATCCGGGCGGTGGCCTCAACGCCGCTCTGCGGCACGCGGCTGCCGTGCTGCGTGCCGAACGGCCGGACCTGCGGCCCGTCGCGCTGTGCGCCGACCTGCCCGCGCTCACCTCCGAGGACCTCGCGGCGGCGCTCGTCGACGCCGGCTCGCAGCCGGGGCCGTGCTTCGTGCGCGACGCCGACACGACGGGAACCACGCTCTACTCCGCGGCGTACGACGAGTTCGACCCGCGCTACGGCGTGGGATCGGCCAGTGCCCATGGGGGTTCCGGGGCCCGCGCGCTGGCCGGGGAACTGGTGACGCTGCGTCGCGACGTCGACGACCTGGACAGTCTCACCGACGCGATCGCGCTCGGGCTCGGGCCCGCGTCGACCGCCGTGGTGCGCACGATCGGCTCCCTCCCCCGTCGCCCCTGA
- a CDS encoding lysophospholipid acyltransferase family protein, giving the protein MSVRKLQEKRGWAFNIAVPIIKPTLLATTRREWIGGENIPESGGFIIALNHISHVDPLTAAHLVYDHGYKPRYLAKSGLFDNKALGFFLRSAGQIPVKRETKDAVGAYAAAVEAVREGQCVVIYPEATITRDPDMWPMKGKSGAARIALETGCPVIPVGQWGAHEILPPYTKRPHLVPRHKVVMRVGPPVQLEDLRAKERTIAVVNEATERIMTAITHQLELVRGETAPAERYDMAVRGDRFKKNKKAAS; this is encoded by the coding sequence GTGAGTGTGCGCAAGCTGCAGGAGAAGCGGGGATGGGCCTTCAACATCGCCGTACCCATCATCAAGCCCACGCTCCTGGCGACCACCCGGCGCGAATGGATCGGCGGGGAGAACATCCCCGAGAGCGGCGGCTTCATCATCGCCCTCAACCACATCTCCCACGTCGACCCGCTCACCGCCGCACACCTCGTCTACGACCACGGCTACAAGCCGCGCTATCTCGCCAAGTCCGGCCTCTTCGACAACAAGGCCCTCGGCTTCTTCCTGCGCAGCGCCGGACAGATCCCGGTGAAGCGGGAGACCAAGGACGCCGTCGGTGCGTACGCCGCCGCGGTGGAGGCGGTGCGAGAGGGCCAGTGCGTCGTGATCTACCCGGAGGCCACGATCACCCGCGACCCCGACATGTGGCCGATGAAGGGCAAGTCGGGCGCGGCCCGGATCGCGTTGGAGACCGGCTGTCCGGTGATCCCGGTCGGACAGTGGGGAGCCCACGAGATCCTGCCGCCGTACACCAAGCGGCCGCACCTCGTGCCCCGCCACAAGGTCGTGATGCGGGTCGGGCCGCCCGTCCAGCTCGAAGACCTGCGGGCCAAGGAGCGCACCATCGCCGTCGTCAACGAGGCGACCGAGCGGATCATGACCGCGATCACCCATCAGCTCGAGCTGGTGCGCGGCGAGACCGCGCCCGCCGAGCGCTACGACATGGCCGTGCGCGGCGACCGGTTCAAGAAGAACAAGAAGGCGGCGAGCTGA
- a CDS encoding NAD(P)H-dependent glycerol-3-phosphate dehydrogenase translates to MGNKVAVLGAGSWGTAFSIVLADAGNDVSMWARREEVAASINERHENVDYLSGIELPRRITATHDPEQALAGADVVVLAVPSQSLRDNLPTFLPYVESDAVLVSLMKGVELGTLKRMSEVIAEVGDIAADRIAVVSGPNLAREIARREPAASVVACADESVATRLQSRLHSPAFRPYTSVDVLGCEYGGAYKNVVALCVGMAVGQGFGDNTTASLITRGLAETARLAMNLGANPLTLMGLAGLGDLVATCSSPLSRNRTFGEKLGQGMTVEEIYASTRQVAEGAKSCSSLRALAARTGVDAPIVDAVDEVVQGRMTTSQLMDAFISRDTKAELS, encoded by the coding sequence ATGGGCAACAAGGTCGCGGTGCTCGGCGCCGGATCCTGGGGGACGGCGTTCTCGATCGTGCTGGCCGACGCCGGCAACGACGTGAGCATGTGGGCGCGGCGCGAGGAGGTCGCCGCCTCGATCAACGAGCGGCACGAGAACGTCGACTACCTCTCCGGCATCGAGCTGCCCCGCCGGATCACGGCCACGCACGACCCCGAGCAGGCGCTCGCCGGCGCCGACGTCGTCGTGCTCGCCGTACCGTCGCAGTCGCTGCGCGACAACCTCCCCACCTTCCTGCCGTACGTCGAGTCCGACGCCGTCCTCGTGTCCTTGATGAAGGGCGTCGAGCTCGGCACCCTCAAGCGGATGTCGGAGGTGATCGCCGAGGTCGGCGACATCGCCGCCGACCGGATCGCCGTCGTCAGCGGCCCCAACCTCGCCCGCGAGATCGCCCGCCGCGAGCCGGCCGCCTCGGTCGTCGCCTGCGCCGACGAGAGCGTCGCGACCAGGCTCCAGAGCCGGCTGCACTCCCCGGCGTTCCGGCCCTACACCAGCGTCGACGTCCTCGGCTGCGAGTACGGCGGCGCCTACAAGAACGTGGTCGCGCTGTGCGTCGGCATGGCCGTAGGCCAGGGCTTCGGCGACAACACCACCGCCTCGCTGATCACCCGCGGCCTCGCCGAGACCGCCCGCCTCGCCATGAACCTCGGCGCCAACCCGCTCACCCTGATGGGTCTCGCGGGCCTCGGCGACCTCGTCGCCACCTGCTCCTCGCCGCTGTCGCGCAACCGCACCTTCGGCGAGAAGCTGGGCCAGGGGATGACCGTCGAGGAGATCTACGCCTCGACCCGTCAGGTCGCCGAGGGCGCCAAGTCCTGCTCGTCGCTGCGCGCCCTCGCCGCCCGGACCGGCGTGGACGCGCCGATCGTGGACGCGGTCGACGAGGTGGTGCAGGGGCGGATGACGACGTCGCAGCTGATGGATGCGTTCATCAGTCGGGACACGAAGGCTGAGCTGAGCTGA
- a CDS encoding trans-sulfuration enzyme family protein, producing the protein MSGSESAPRPPRPLHPATVAVTAGRPPHEPDQPMNVPITMTSTYGATGELEYGRYGNPTWSAFEDALGALEGGRALAFSSGMAAVTTILDLVGIGSSVIAPRHAYNGSVTALADAESRGRLKATLVDITDTAAVIAALQADEDCGLLWLESPTNPALEIADIPALTAAAHELGIRVVVDNTFATPLLQQPLSLGADIVVHSATKYIAGHSDVLMGAIVVPAEGTDDEVYGALKGRRDLAGAVPGPFEAWLALRGLRTLHVRLERAAANASELARRLADHPAVAEVRYPGFGAIVAPVLAGGADAGDFLVRATSLWVHTTSLGGVESTFERRRRWKLEPATIPEGLVRLSVGIEDVEDLWADLKQALDRINA; encoded by the coding sequence ATGTCCGGCTCCGAGTCCGCACCCCGCCCGCCTCGTCCGCTGCACCCCGCGACCGTCGCCGTCACCGCGGGTCGGCCGCCCCATGAGCCCGACCAGCCGATGAACGTGCCGATCACGATGACCTCGACGTACGGCGCGACCGGCGAGCTGGAGTACGGCCGCTACGGCAATCCCACCTGGTCCGCCTTCGAGGATGCCCTCGGCGCGCTGGAGGGTGGCCGGGCGCTGGCGTTCTCGTCGGGCATGGCCGCGGTGACCACGATCCTGGACCTGGTCGGCATCGGCAGCAGCGTGATCGCGCCGCGGCACGCCTACAACGGCTCGGTGACCGCGCTCGCCGACGCCGAGTCCCGGGGCCGGCTGAAGGCGACGCTGGTCGACATCACCGACACCGCCGCCGTCATCGCCGCCCTGCAGGCCGACGAGGACTGCGGTCTGCTCTGGCTGGAGTCCCCCACGAACCCGGCCCTGGAGATCGCCGACATCCCCGCCCTGACCGCGGCCGCGCACGAGCTCGGCATCCGGGTCGTCGTCGACAACACCTTCGCCACTCCCCTGCTCCAGCAGCCGCTGTCGCTCGGTGCGGACATCGTCGTGCACTCGGCCACGAAGTACATCGCGGGGCACAGCGACGTCCTGATGGGCGCGATCGTCGTGCCCGCCGAGGGGACCGACGACGAGGTGTACGGCGCCCTCAAGGGCCGCCGCGACCTGGCCGGCGCCGTACCCGGTCCGTTCGAGGCCTGGCTGGCCCTGCGCGGCCTGCGCACCCTCCACGTCCGCCTCGAGCGGGCCGCCGCCAACGCGTCCGAGCTGGCCCGCCGCCTCGCCGACCACCCCGCCGTAGCGGAGGTCCGCTATCCCGGCTTCGGCGCGATCGTCGCGCCGGTCCTCGCCGGCGGCGCCGACGCCGGCGACTTCCTGGTCCGCGCCACCTCCCTGTGGGTCCACACCACCTCGCTCGGCGGCGTGGAGTCGACCTTCGAGCGCCGGCGCCGGTGGAAGCTCGAGCCCGCGACGATTCCCGAGGGCCTGGTGCGGCTCTCCGTCGGCATCGAGGACGTCGAGGACCTGTGGGCCGACCTGAAGCAGGCGCTCGACAGGATCAACGCATGA